A genomic segment from Lignipirellula cremea encodes:
- a CDS encoding IS4 family transposase — translation MAAKQKRKQKAQKSEQARAAEFDAVFAQLEEIVDLRQADELQPSHAQTIYTSGVVLWLLVWQRLRGGCSMAEAVKALIEQCPDIVPDNKRIEEATLSSSTAAYSRGRSRLSLETVMWLCNAVWRSLVDNAPPTFGGRRVFALDGTTISLRPEWELYDVFPPASNQYGESAWPMAYLVVAHEVESGAALPPEIGAMYGDQAVSETSLIHDHLQRIPADSVILVDTAYGITRVAYEFHTANQRFVVRMKKDRFRRLQKDAELIEQGEDWKTYRGQWTPSRRELRDNPQLPEDFSLPIRLHVFESVHGETIYLATDLTDELDVIADLYSQRWRVETDLSQIKVTLDIENILAKSPEMFRKELMASIVAYNLTIQFRKQAAEQANVPPRRLSFTGVWDVFRIFLLQKTFPDAGAWRTAYARALKYAAREKLPNRPGRSYSRESYKRRSKSSHFKKRSPPWNQPENEPK, via the coding sequence ATGGCGGCCAAACAGAAACGTAAGCAGAAAGCACAGAAATCTGAGCAGGCGCGGGCGGCGGAGTTTGACGCCGTGTTTGCCCAGTTGGAAGAGATCGTGGATCTCCGCCAGGCCGATGAGTTGCAGCCCTCCCACGCCCAAACGATTTACACGTCTGGCGTCGTCCTGTGGCTGTTGGTCTGGCAGCGATTACGCGGCGGTTGCTCGATGGCCGAGGCGGTCAAGGCCTTGATCGAGCAGTGCCCGGACATCGTGCCCGACAATAAACGCATCGAAGAAGCGACCCTCTCTTCCAGCACCGCGGCGTACTCCCGGGGCCGGAGCCGTTTGTCGCTGGAGACCGTCATGTGGCTCTGCAACGCCGTCTGGCGGTCGCTGGTCGACAACGCTCCGCCCACCTTCGGCGGGCGACGCGTGTTCGCGCTGGACGGCACGACGATCTCGCTGAGACCGGAATGGGAACTGTACGACGTCTTCCCGCCCGCTTCCAATCAGTACGGAGAGTCGGCCTGGCCGATGGCCTATCTGGTCGTGGCTCATGAGGTCGAAAGTGGAGCGGCGTTGCCCCCGGAAATCGGTGCGATGTACGGCGACCAGGCGGTCTCGGAAACCAGCCTGATCCACGATCATTTACAACGCATCCCGGCCGATTCGGTGATTCTGGTCGACACAGCTTACGGCATTACGCGTGTCGCCTACGAGTTCCACACGGCCAATCAACGCTTCGTGGTGCGGATGAAGAAGGACCGCTTTCGCCGGCTGCAAAAGGACGCCGAGTTGATCGAACAAGGCGAGGACTGGAAAACGTATCGAGGACAATGGACGCCCAGTCGCCGCGAGCTGCGCGACAATCCTCAATTGCCGGAGGACTTCTCGCTGCCGATTCGGCTGCACGTGTTCGAAAGCGTCCACGGCGAAACAATCTATCTGGCGACCGACCTGACCGACGAATTGGACGTCATCGCCGATTTGTATAGTCAGCGGTGGCGTGTGGAAACAGATCTCTCACAGATCAAGGTGACGCTCGACATCGAGAACATCCTCGCCAAGAGTCCTGAGATGTTCCGCAAAGAACTGATGGCGTCGATCGTGGCCTATAACCTGACGATCCAGTTCCGCAAACAGGCGGCGGAACAGGCCAACGTACCGCCGCGGCGGCTCAGCTTCACCGGCGTGTGGGACGTGTTCCGCATCTTCCTGCTCCAAAAAACATTCCCCGACGCCGGCGCCTGGCGCACGGCTTACGCACGAGCGCTCAAGTACGCAGCGCGAGAGAAATTGCCGAACCGCCCCGGCCGGAGCTACTCCCGCGAAAGCTACAAACGCCGCTCCAAATCCTCGCATTTTAAAAAAAGATCTCCACCCTGGAACCAACCCGAAAACGAGCCAAAGTGA
- a CDS encoding TolB family protein: MRNRRYAVRPLLGCLALSLLAAACPAGAEEPEAPSIEPNFLTNIRQVTDGFEKAGEGYFSPDGKKIIYQAVRREYPFYQIYTQPLEDGRPQLISPGRGRTTCSYFSPDGTKLMFSSSHADPKLYETEKAERDQQEEDRKSGVRRRYSWPFDEHMDIYETDLNGQILKKLTDAPGYDAEGAYSSDGKKIAFCSTRDGDPDLYLMNADGTDVTQLTNAEGYDGGPFISPDGKWVVFRSDRKQKDYLQIYVIGVDGKHETALTDSNGVNWGPYWHPTQPYLIWSGADHSNPRARPNYDLWLAKYEVKDGQFSIGEPQRVTDFAGADVLPVFSPDGKKLMWTSTRTEDHSSQLYIADFQLP; encoded by the coding sequence ATGAGGAATCGACGCTACGCTGTTCGTCCGCTGCTGGGGTGTCTGGCCCTGTCACTGCTGGCCGCCGCTTGTCCGGCTGGGGCCGAGGAGCCGGAAGCCCCTTCAATCGAGCCGAACTTTCTCACGAATATCCGGCAAGTGACCGACGGCTTTGAGAAGGCGGGCGAAGGGTATTTCTCGCCTGATGGGAAAAAGATTATCTACCAGGCCGTCCGTCGCGAGTACCCGTTTTATCAGATTTATACGCAGCCGCTGGAAGACGGTCGTCCGCAGTTGATCAGCCCCGGCCGCGGCCGCACCACCTGCAGCTACTTCTCTCCCGATGGGACGAAGTTGATGTTCTCCTCCAGCCATGCCGATCCCAAACTGTACGAAACCGAAAAGGCCGAACGGGACCAGCAGGAAGAGGACCGCAAGTCGGGCGTCCGCCGCCGGTACTCCTGGCCGTTCGATGAGCACATGGACATTTACGAGACCGATCTCAACGGCCAGATTCTGAAAAAACTGACCGACGCTCCCGGCTATGACGCAGAGGGCGCCTATTCGTCCGACGGCAAAAAGATCGCCTTCTGCAGCACGCGCGACGGCGACCCGGACCTGTACCTGATGAACGCCGACGGCACGGACGTGACCCAGCTGACCAACGCCGAAGGGTACGACGGCGGTCCGTTCATTTCGCCCGACGGCAAATGGGTTGTGTTCCGCAGCGACCGGAAGCAGAAAGATTATCTGCAGATTTATGTGATTGGAGTCGACGGCAAACATGAAACGGCGTTGACCGATTCCAACGGGGTCAATTGGGGCCCGTACTGGCACCCGACCCAGCCGTATTTGATCTGGTCAGGGGCGGACCACTCGAACCCGCGCGCCCGGCCCAACTACGATTTGTGGCTGGCTAAATATGAAGTGAAAGACGGCCAGTTCAGCATTGGCGAACCGCAGCGGGTGACGGACTTTGCCGGCGCCGACGTGCTGCCGGTCTTTTCTCCCGATGGGAAAAAGCTGATGTGGACCAGCACCCGCACCGAGGATCACAGCAGCCAGCTGTACATCGCCGACTTCCAGCTGCCGTAA
- a CDS encoding cob(I)yrinic acid a,c-diamide adenosyltransferase — protein sequence MKIYTKTGDAGETGFYGGQRAPKDHIRIVAYGEVDELNSVLGVARAEGLPAPIEAILLAAQHDLFCVGAELASPPPQKREMDLIGPDRFTALEDAIDQLEADLPPLRQFILPAGARTSAMLHLARSICRRAERSVVTLMHAETLREEPLIYLNRLGDLLFVCARAANAAAGMEDEPWQKPER from the coding sequence ATGAAAATCTATACCAAAACGGGCGACGCCGGTGAGACCGGCTTCTACGGCGGACAACGAGCCCCCAAGGACCATATCCGCATTGTCGCCTACGGCGAGGTCGACGAGTTGAACTCCGTGCTGGGGGTCGCCAGGGCGGAAGGACTGCCGGCCCCGATCGAGGCGATCCTGCTCGCCGCGCAGCACGACCTGTTCTGCGTCGGAGCCGAGCTGGCCTCGCCCCCGCCTCAAAAACGGGAGATGGACCTGATCGGCCCTGACCGCTTCACGGCGCTCGAAGACGCCATCGATCAGCTGGAAGCCGATCTGCCGCCGCTGCGGCAGTTTATCCTGCCGGCCGGGGCCCGTACGTCGGCCATGCTGCACCTGGCCCGCTCCATCTGCCGTCGGGCCGAGCGCAGCGTCGTCACGCTGATGCACGCAGAAACGCTGCGTGAAGAGCCGCTGATCTATCTCAACCGGCTGGGCGATCTGCTGTTCGTTTGCGCCCGCGCCGCCAACGCGGCCGCCGGGATGGAAGATGAACCCTGGCAAAAACCAGAGCGGTAA
- a CDS encoding S1C family serine protease — protein MPCLSIERSWMPAFLLLATAAACSPGVTFGQEAAIDHANSLSRAFRQAARQATPAVVTILSKSPTEPRGGNLRELLRDPEFRRQFRDRFPQGELPQDPPGNAPQDDTAELPEEVSGVGSGVIIDPKGLVLTNSHVVTGASSVIVRLGDGREFVADDIRTDPLSDVAVLHIHDETPFPAAKLGNSRTLEIGDWVIAIGSPFELEATVSAGIISGLGRSIRQIKRGKLLQTDAAINPGNSGGPLVNLRGEVIGLNTAIASNSGGYQGIGFAIPVNRASWVANELVQHKTVRRAFMGISIAEVTAENAAGLGVLPRSGVLVAQVLPGGAAADAGLLADDIIISFAGERVRDPRDLQDAVEPNPLGSKQSVKFLRNGQEQEVEVELRAAPDRTVVPR, from the coding sequence ATGCCATGCCTGTCGATCGAACGTTCCTGGATGCCTGCTTTCCTGCTGCTGGCGACAGCGGCCGCCTGTTCCCCCGGCGTAACCTTCGGCCAGGAAGCGGCGATCGACCATGCAAATTCCTTGTCGCGCGCCTTTCGCCAGGCGGCCCGCCAGGCCACGCCGGCGGTGGTGACCATTCTTTCCAAGTCGCCGACGGAACCGCGCGGCGGCAACCTGCGGGAACTGCTCCGGGATCCGGAATTCCGCCGGCAGTTCCGCGATCGCTTCCCCCAGGGAGAGTTGCCGCAGGATCCGCCGGGCAACGCCCCCCAGGATGATACGGCTGAACTGCCCGAGGAAGTCAGCGGCGTCGGTTCCGGCGTGATCATCGACCCCAAGGGACTCGTCCTGACGAACAGTCATGTGGTGACGGGAGCCAGCAGCGTGATCGTCCGCCTGGGCGACGGCCGCGAGTTTGTCGCGGATGACATTCGCACGGATCCCTTATCCGACGTGGCCGTGCTGCACATCCACGACGAAACGCCGTTCCCGGCCGCCAAACTGGGGAACAGCCGCACGCTGGAGATCGGCGACTGGGTAATCGCCATCGGCAGCCCGTTCGAACTGGAAGCGACCGTCAGCGCCGGCATCATCAGCGGCCTGGGCCGCAGCATCCGTCAGATCAAGCGCGGCAAACTCCTGCAGACCGACGCCGCCATTAACCCCGGCAATTCCGGCGGACCGCTTGTCAATCTCCGCGGCGAAGTCATCGGCCTCAATACGGCCATCGCCAGCAACAGCGGCGGCTACCAGGGGATTGGCTTCGCCATTCCCGTCAATCGGGCCTCCTGGGTGGCGAACGAACTGGTGCAGCACAAAACAGTGCGCAGGGCCTTTATGGGGATCTCCATCGCCGAAGTCACCGCCGAGAACGCGGCCGGGCTGGGCGTGCTGCCGCGATCCGGCGTGCTGGTCGCCCAGGTGCTGCCCGGTGGAGCAGCCGCTGACGCAGGGCTGCTGGCGGACGATATCATCATCTCCTTCGCCGGCGAAAGGGTGCGCGATCCGCGAGACCTGCAGGACGCCGTAGAACCCAATCCGCTCGGTTCAAAGCAGTCCGTCAAGTTCCTCCGCAATGGCCAGGAGCAGGAAGTCGAAGTCGAACTCCGCGCCGCCCCCGACCGCACGGTCGTCCCGCGCTAA
- a CDS encoding arylsulfatase produces the protein MRCCSLLLLFTSAWALAIPLAEAAPLAGSKPNIVLMMTDDQGYGPVGRHGHPWIETPTLDRLYDTSTRFTRFLVAPTCAPTRSALMTGRHPMRNGVTHTILERERMTLEATTLPQVLKTAGYTTGIFGKWHLGDEEPYQPHRRGFDEAFIHGAGGIGQAYACSCADAPGNKYFDPVIRHNGSFVKTKGFCTDLFFTAALGWIKEVKDGKDPFFAYIVTNAPHGPFIAPPKNRERFTKLGFGEQQAGFYGMIENIDENVGRLMQQLEKWKLLDDTVVIFMSDNGMTGGGSGRMGQPLGATADGEKLMPYNAGMKGLKGSSDEGGVRVPFFVHWDGHLGPAHDIDTIAAHIDLFPTLVALAGAKEPAGQVEGRSLLPLLENPQADWQDRFLFTHQGRWPTGADPDKFQWQKFAVRNQRFRFVNNTDLYDMQADPGQTTNVIDQHPQLVEEMRKAYDAWWKGTRPLMVNEDAPMSPTKPFHVLYEKQLQNGGIPDWQPPKL, from the coding sequence ATGCGATGCTGTTCGTTACTGCTGCTTTTCACCTCAGCCTGGGCCCTTGCGATCCCGCTGGCGGAAGCCGCGCCTTTGGCCGGTTCGAAGCCGAATATCGTGCTGATGATGACCGATGACCAGGGCTACGGACCGGTAGGCCGGCACGGGCACCCCTGGATAGAAACGCCGACGCTTGATCGGCTGTACGATACCAGCACGCGGTTTACGCGGTTCCTGGTCGCCCCCACCTGTGCGCCGACGCGGTCGGCGTTGATGACGGGGCGGCATCCCATGCGGAATGGAGTCACGCACACCATCCTGGAGCGTGAACGAATGACCCTGGAGGCGACCACGTTGCCCCAGGTCCTGAAAACGGCCGGTTATACGACCGGCATTTTTGGCAAATGGCATCTGGGCGATGAAGAGCCTTACCAGCCCCATCGCCGCGGCTTTGACGAAGCGTTCATCCACGGCGCCGGCGGCATTGGTCAGGCCTACGCCTGCAGCTGCGCCGATGCTCCCGGCAACAAGTACTTTGATCCGGTCATCCGCCATAACGGTTCTTTTGTAAAAACCAAAGGTTTCTGCACCGATTTGTTCTTCACGGCCGCGTTAGGCTGGATCAAGGAAGTCAAAGACGGTAAAGATCCCTTCTTCGCTTACATTGTTACGAACGCGCCACACGGACCGTTCATTGCTCCGCCAAAAAATCGGGAACGATTTACGAAACTCGGCTTCGGCGAACAGCAGGCCGGCTTCTACGGCATGATCGAAAACATCGACGAGAACGTCGGCCGCCTCATGCAGCAGCTCGAAAAGTGGAAACTCCTCGACGACACCGTGGTCATCTTCATGTCCGACAACGGCATGACGGGCGGCGGTTCCGGCCGCATGGGACAGCCCCTGGGCGCCACGGCCGACGGTGAAAAACTCATGCCGTATAACGCCGGCATGAAAGGCCTCAAAGGCAGTTCCGACGAAGGCGGCGTCCGCGTCCCCTTCTTTGTCCACTGGGACGGACACCTGGGCCCCGCTCACGATATCGACACCATCGCCGCCCATATCGATCTGTTCCCCACGCTCGTCGCGCTGGCTGGCGCCAAAGAGCCGGCCGGCCAGGTCGAAGGCCGCAGTCTGCTGCCGCTGCTGGAAAACCCCCAGGCTGACTGGCAGGACCGCTTCCTGTTCACCCATCAGGGACGCTGGCCAACCGGGGCCGACCCGGACAAGTTCCAGTGGCAGAAATTCGCCGTGCGGAACCAGCGTTTCCGCTTCGTCAACAACACCGACCTGTACGACATGCAAGCCGATCCGGGCCAGACGACGAACGTCATCGACCAGCATCCGCAACTCGTGGAAGAAATGCGCAAGGCCTACGACGCCTGGTGGAAAGGAACCCGTCCGCTGATGGTCAACGAAGACGCCCCCATGTCCCCCACCAAACCGTTCCACGTGCTGTACGAAAAACAGCTCCAGAACGGCGGCATCCCCGATTGGCAACCGCCGAAACTGTAA
- a CDS encoding SRPBCC family protein, whose product MSQDTYDNTFRLAAPAAEVFAFFERPDAFDLLSPPWAKVEILEQEGTIRNGDRKKLKLSLGPLHRIWELVHRDYLAGEQFKDVQKTGPFSHWEHTHRVEPDGDGCQVVDHIEFALPGGFVGGMLGGSFVKSQLDKLFVFREQVLRQHFENAQSELDR is encoded by the coding sequence ATGAGCCAAGATACGTACGACAACACGTTTCGCCTGGCCGCACCGGCGGCGGAGGTGTTTGCTTTTTTCGAGCGGCCCGATGCTTTCGATCTGCTCTCGCCGCCGTGGGCCAAGGTGGAAATCCTGGAGCAGGAAGGCACCATTCGAAACGGCGACCGGAAGAAGCTGAAGCTTTCGCTCGGCCCGCTGCACCGGATCTGGGAGCTGGTGCATCGCGACTACCTGGCCGGCGAGCAGTTCAAAGACGTGCAAAAGACTGGGCCTTTTTCGCACTGGGAACACACCCATCGCGTTGAGCCCGACGGCGACGGTTGCCAGGTCGTCGACCATATTGAATTCGCCCTGCCCGGCGGCTTCGTCGGCGGCATGCTCGGCGGCAGCTTCGTCAAAAGCCAGCTGGACAAGCTGTTCGTCTTTCGCGAGCAAGTTCTCCGCCAGCACTTCGAGAATGCTCAAAGCGAGTTGGATCGCTAG